One stretch of Anolis carolinensis isolate JA03-04 chromosome 3, rAnoCar3.1.pri, whole genome shotgun sequence DNA includes these proteins:
- the LOC134297743 gene encoding coiled-coil domain-containing protein 39-like — protein MTTPRAKTEDKRTTARKGSISEEVNLKDILKELQGIAENQKTFQDQLTTLKKDLAEEFTEIKKEMKGLQEDIKGMKEDNQKLGKAQGNLKTKLEKLEVKSAKLEERQERLERRELEFQVRIRNIVEEPGENVKQIVTQILADLLQTQDEEMEENIERAFRVTTNFSKKNNVARDVVVHFERRKIREEVLRLSKKNTIRFKGLKVTILREYPTSTMQKRRKYLFLTEELKKRHIRFRWERREGIMATYKQEQHWITTEDKAKDFYKLLMKEKTKPNPNISPSEEELERDKKRARAISPENHSIKPVVHLPNLIDLEEKESKED, from the coding sequence ATGACTACCccaagggcgaagacagaagacAAGAGAACCACAGCAAGAAAGGGATCAATCTCGGAGGAGGTGAACCTTAAAGATATTTTGAAGGAACTCCAGGGAATTGCTGAGAACCAAAAAACATTTCAGGACCAACTGACTACACTGAAAAAAGACTTAGCAGAAGAATTCACAGAAAtcaaaaaggaaatgaaaggcTTGCAGGAAGATATTAAGGGCATGAAAGAAGATAACCAAAAATTAGGAAAAGCACAAGGAAACCTTAAAACAAAACTAGAAAAACTAGAAGTGAAAAGCGCAAAACTAGAAGAAAGGCAAGAAAGATTAGAAAGGAGAGAATTGGAATTCCAAGTGAGAATAAGAAACATAGTAGAAGAACCAGGAGAGAATGTGAAGCAAATAGTAACCCAGATTTTAGCAGATTTGCTACAAACACAGGACGAAGAAATGGAAGAGAACATAGAAAGAGCCTTCAGAGTAACAAcgaatttttcaaagaaaaataatgtagCGAGAGATGTGGTGGTCCATTTTGAAAGAAGAAAGATCAGAGAAGAAGTACTGAGATTAAGCAAAAAGAATACCATCAGATTTAAAGGATTAAAGGTAACAATCCTCAGGGAATACCCGACTAGTACAATGCAGAAAAGGAGGAAATATCTCTTCCTTACGGAGGAACTAAAAAAGAGGCACATTAGGTTTAGgtgggaaagaagagaaggaatcaTGGCCACTTATAAACAAGAACAACATTGGATAACAACAGAGGACAAGGCGAAAGACTTCTACAAACTATTGATGAaagaaaaaaccaaaccaaacccaaATATCAGCCCCTCGGAAGAAGAACTTGAGAGAGATAAGAAAAGAGCCAGAGCCATCTCCCCGGAAAACCACTCTATTAAACCCGTCGTACATCTCCCAAACTTGATAGATCTAGAggaaaaagaatcaaaagaaGACTAA